One window of the Chryseotalea sp. WA131a genome contains the following:
- a CDS encoding class I SAM-dependent methyltransferase produces the protein MNDLESYFVNNSGRQIFKWHHYFEIYDRHFKRFRGKEIVVVEIGVFQGGSLQMWKNYFGSAAKIYGIDINPRVEELREENIDIIIGSQSDKNFLRKLKNELPPIDILIDDGGHKMKQQIFTFQELFSKVKPNGVYVCEDLATSYHLGYGGGYKRRGTFIEFSKNLIDKLNAFHSEQKSFQVNQLTTSIDSLHYYDNVLVIEKRLRDKPIATKTGVPVLGDDTTFPTKGFAYDVLYFVNKILQFLRLPSFKLNK, from the coding sequence ATGAATGATCTTGAATCATATTTTGTTAATAATTCTGGAAGGCAAATCTTTAAGTGGCATCATTATTTCGAAATCTATGATCGCCACTTCAAAAGATTTAGAGGTAAGGAAATCGTAGTTGTAGAGATTGGGGTTTTTCAAGGAGGCAGTTTACAAATGTGGAAAAATTATTTTGGATCTGCCGCAAAGATTTATGGCATTGACATTAATCCACGGGTAGAAGAATTACGTGAGGAAAACATTGACATTATTATTGGGTCTCAATCCGATAAGAATTTTCTGAGAAAACTGAAAAATGAACTTCCGCCAATTGATATTTTGATAGACGATGGAGGCCATAAGATGAAACAACAAATTTTTACCTTTCAAGAGTTGTTTAGCAAAGTAAAACCAAATGGTGTTTATGTGTGTGAGGATTTAGCCACCTCTTACCACTTGGGTTATGGAGGAGGATATAAGAGAAGAGGCACATTTATTGAATTCTCAAAGAACTTGATTGATAAACTAAATGCATTTCATTCTGAGCAAAAATCATTTCAGGTGAATCAATTGACAACGTCAATTGATTCCCTTCACTATTATGATAATGTGTTGGTGATTGAAAAACGACTAAGAGACAAACCGATAGCAACAAAAACAGGCGTACCTGTTTTGGGCGATGATACAACCTTTCCCACAAAAGGTTTTGCCTATGATGTTTTGTATTTCGTTAACAAGATTTTGCAATTCTTGAGGTTGCCAAGTTTTAAGCTTAACAAATAG
- the miaA gene encoding tRNA (adenosine(37)-N6)-dimethylallyltransferase MiaA, translating into MCVQNRKLIVIVGPTAVGKTALAIRVAKQLKTEILSADSRQIYKELEIGTAKPTAAELAEVSHHFINSHSIQETFNAANFGIQASKLLEELFHQHEYVVVCGGSGLYIKGLLEGFDEMPQMQNGVREKIIHAYQQNGLAWLQDQVKKLDPAYFEIVDVQNPQRLMRALEVIESTDKPFTAWQLKSKRILPYQVIKIGLELERDQLYARIDARMDAMIEGGLFEEAAKFYPQKQLNALQTVGYKEIFDFMDGLYDKAEAVRLLKRNSRHYAKRQLTWFKRDEEIKWFGSADAAWEFLVSGN; encoded by the coding sequence TTGTGTGTGCAGAACAGAAAGTTGATTGTTATCGTTGGTCCCACTGCCGTGGGTAAAACCGCTTTGGCCATTCGCGTGGCTAAACAGTTGAAAACGGAAATTCTATCGGCCGACTCAAGGCAAATTTATAAAGAGTTGGAAATTGGTACAGCCAAACCTACCGCAGCTGAGTTGGCCGAGGTGAGTCACCATTTTATCAATTCACATTCTATTCAAGAGACTTTCAACGCAGCCAATTTTGGAATACAAGCATCAAAATTATTGGAAGAACTGTTTCATCAGCATGAATATGTAGTGGTATGTGGAGGTTCAGGATTGTACATAAAAGGATTGTTAGAAGGGTTTGATGAGATGCCGCAAATGCAGAATGGAGTAAGGGAAAAAATTATTCACGCATATCAGCAAAACGGGTTGGCTTGGCTCCAAGATCAAGTAAAGAAACTGGATCCTGCTTATTTTGAAATCGTAGATGTACAAAATCCGCAGCGGTTGATGCGCGCATTGGAGGTGATTGAATCAACGGACAAACCATTTACGGCTTGGCAGCTAAAATCTAAGAGAATATTGCCCTATCAGGTGATCAAGATCGGCTTAGAATTGGAGCGAGATCAGTTGTATGCCCGGATTGATGCCCGGATGGATGCCATGATTGAGGGTGGGTTGTTTGAAGAGGCAGCCAAATTTTATCCGCAAAAGCAATTGAATGCATTGCAGACGGTTGGCTATAAAGAGATCTTTGATTTTATGGATGGATTGTATGATAAGGCAGAAGCAGTCCGGTTATTGAAAAGAAATTCAAGGCACTATGCGAAGCGACAACTTACTTGGTTTAAACGCGATGAGGAAATTAAATGGTTTGGTTCTGCTGATGCTGCTTGGGAGTTCTTGGTAAGTGGTAACTAG
- a CDS encoding redoxin domain-containing protein — translation MRRSAFMSLLIAFSSVGYAQNLYKIEFKIKGWKDTTAYLGNYYGESTHLRDTAQVKGGQFVFDGKKPLAQGVYFLVLNKTKLFDFVVGKNTFFALETNADDYIKNMVVKNDEDNKLYFDNLLFLGDRRQEAEPFIKILQDSLLKDEQKKAAREEFSKINDKVMAYQSAVIEKHPTSLTARLLKATKQIDVPAPPKKADGSIDSTFQLKYYRQHFFDNFDLADDALIRMPSPFYQEKVKEYLEKLFLPAPDTITKVINQLAAITKKNQETYKYFIYNCMVMYQQPEIMGLDEVFVNLYDKYYASGEMDFWITSPVKKNLKDHADKIRSSMIGRTGANLIMQDQNLQPRSMYDIKNKYTILYIFDPDCGHCREETPKLVEFYTKSKAKYNFEVFAVAQDSSLAKMKNFIKEFKTPWITVNGPRTYIKEHYMKLYHAETTPTIYILDDKKKIIAKKLPVKQLDEFLSKHEKIEKLKKAQGKGS, via the coding sequence ATGAGAAGAAGTGCATTCATGTCTCTGTTAATTGCTTTTTCAAGTGTCGGTTACGCGCAGAATTTATACAAAATCGAGTTTAAGATAAAGGGTTGGAAAGATACCACGGCCTATTTGGGCAATTATTATGGAGAAAGCACGCACCTGCGTGATACTGCCCAAGTAAAAGGTGGGCAGTTTGTTTTTGATGGCAAAAAACCATTGGCGCAAGGCGTTTACTTTTTGGTATTGAACAAAACGAAGCTGTTTGATTTTGTAGTCGGGAAAAATACCTTCTTTGCTTTAGAGACCAACGCTGATGATTACATCAAAAATATGGTGGTTAAAAATGATGAAGACAATAAACTGTACTTTGATAACCTGCTATTTCTGGGTGACCGAAGGCAAGAAGCAGAGCCCTTTATCAAAATCCTTCAAGATAGCCTACTTAAAGATGAACAGAAAAAAGCAGCCCGCGAAGAATTTTCTAAAATCAATGATAAGGTAATGGCGTATCAATCGGCCGTCATTGAAAAGCACCCCACTTCTCTTACTGCCCGTTTATTGAAAGCCACCAAACAAATCGATGTTCCCGCCCCACCTAAAAAAGCCGATGGCAGCATAGACTCCACTTTTCAATTGAAATATTACCGTCAGCACTTCTTTGATAACTTCGATTTAGCTGATGATGCACTCATCCGTATGCCTAGCCCTTTTTATCAAGAAAAAGTAAAAGAATACTTAGAAAAACTCTTTTTGCCCGCCCCCGATACCATCACCAAAGTGATCAACCAATTGGCAGCGATTACCAAAAAAAATCAAGAGACCTACAAATACTTTATCTACAACTGTATGGTAATGTACCAACAGCCCGAAATTATGGGACTCGATGAAGTGTTTGTCAACCTGTATGACAAATATTATGCTTCTGGCGAAATGGATTTTTGGATTACCTCGCCTGTGAAGAAAAATTTAAAAGATCATGCCGATAAAATCCGTTCAAGCATGATTGGCCGCACGGGTGCCAATCTGATCATGCAAGATCAAAACCTGCAGCCACGCTCGATGTATGACATCAAAAATAAGTACACCATTTTATACATCTTTGATCCGGATTGTGGCCACTGCCGAGAAGAAACACCCAAGCTGGTAGAGTTTTACACCAAGAGCAAAGCAAAATACAATTTTGAAGTGTTTGCTGTAGCACAGGATAGTTCTTTGGCTAAAATGAAGAACTTTATCAAAGAATTTAAAACCCCTTGGATTACCGTAAACGGGCCTCGCACCTATATTAAAGAGCATTATATGAAGCTCTATCATGCCGAAACCACGCCTACCATTTACATTTTAGATGACAAAAAGAAAATCATTGCCAAAAAACTGCCGGTAAAGCAATTGGATGAGTTTTTGAGCAAACATGAGAAAATTGAGAAGTTGAAAAAGGCCCAGGGTAAGGGGTCGTAA
- a CDS encoding FkbM family methyltransferase, with protein sequence MILRSRPYSIYITDGLGGSFKDYLVKYDMPLKINLLKRDLDPESIDLVDVITKRVMNYPDEGNKQRIQKNAPIIGGLLPVETKSSQQSMRQQIHIETKEIRLPTQMMEESVFYFYHGLRLLPTKVIESIRGQHFIDVGAYIGDSAIALYKYQYSKIFSLEISQKSIDRFQLNLRNNKIPSERFLVINTGVASSDKEPPIQMFDTGSAGFSPYRITGRYDKIEVQRKSIDSIVNQYSIEPKFIKVDIEGAAMDFVKGAQKTLSKFRPVLSVAIYHNPIEFFEVKPALEQLLMNYTFLIRKLSSQVKFNQIHSEVVLLAYPNELLN encoded by the coding sequence ATGATCTTACGCTCTCGGCCTTACTCGATATATATTACAGATGGGTTGGGAGGTAGCTTCAAAGATTATCTTGTGAAGTACGATATGCCTCTTAAAATCAACTTGCTTAAACGCGACCTTGATCCGGAATCAATTGATCTTGTTGATGTGATAACAAAAAGGGTAATGAACTATCCCGATGAAGGTAATAAGCAACGCATACAAAAGAATGCTCCGATTATTGGTGGGTTATTGCCGGTAGAGACAAAATCTTCTCAGCAATCTATGCGACAGCAAATTCATATAGAGACAAAGGAAATTCGTTTACCAACTCAAATGATGGAAGAGTCAGTTTTTTATTTTTATCATGGCTTGCGGCTACTGCCAACCAAGGTAATTGAGTCCATTAGAGGTCAGCATTTTATTGATGTGGGGGCGTATATTGGGGATTCTGCCATTGCGTTATATAAATATCAATACAGCAAAATATTTTCCTTAGAGATTTCTCAAAAGTCAATCGATAGATTTCAATTGAACCTGCGCAATAACAAAATCCCATCAGAAAGATTTTTGGTTATTAATACAGGAGTGGCATCTTCTGATAAAGAACCACCCATTCAAATGTTTGATACGGGTTCCGCTGGATTTAGTCCCTATCGGATAACGGGTAGGTATGATAAGATAGAAGTGCAAAGGAAATCAATTGATTCAATAGTCAATCAATATTCAATCGAGCCGAAATTCATAAAAGTAGATATTGAAGGAGCGGCCATGGACTTTGTGAAAGGAGCTCAGAAAACGTTGTCAAAATTTCGTCCTGTTTTATCAGTTGCCATTTATCATAACCCTATCGAATTCTTTGAAGTTAAGCCAGCGCTGGAACAATTACTTATGAATTATACTTTTTTGATCAGGAAGTTATCATCGCAGGTAAAGTTTAATCAGATTCATTCAGAAGTTGTGCTTTTAGCTTATCCTAATGAGTTACTAAATTAG
- a CDS encoding lipopolysaccharide biosynthesis protein: protein MIYTLAGALPMASAIILMPFYGSLPPDVYGSFSIYLGFSLLVQIVVTYSFDASIYLNYHEHKSDPKSLGIFVSSAFLFILLLSAGVGLLLALLGNWIFDFVYGAGKIPFLPFGVLSVATGIFQAVFKVNNSLLQTQGKASTFLWINVFSFSVIAGLTILGLTFLPNTLWGPVGGKLLGALISAAWVLGSVFRQFGFHFHWKSLKPTFEFNNSSLIYQIQQWFINYYDRIIILMVISKATVGYYDVALKFLLAIDFVLTGLNATIHPKVLGKVYDQSKKSSTVEINRYYNGLTGVAILAVTGSILLFPPVIEIFFTKPYQAAIPLIPFAALVYLLRPLRLWVAMPYAALKYSKPLPYFYLLVAIVKIALLYWLVQQWGVWGAIISTIVSYMVEILILFWGIRNRFHYKFNAFKLIVAPLLLGVSILLLEPWLGVDYPWQLHAFYVILSGFVLLWAYRNELKIFITGQIVK from the coding sequence ATGATTTATACACTGGCGGGGGCATTGCCCATGGCCAGCGCGATCATCTTGATGCCTTTTTATGGGAGTTTACCACCCGATGTGTATGGTTCGTTCTCCATTTACCTCGGGTTTTCGTTACTGGTGCAAATTGTTGTTACCTATAGTTTTGACGCGTCTATTTATTTAAATTATCACGAGCACAAAAGCGACCCGAAATCACTCGGCATATTTGTCAGCAGTGCTTTCTTGTTCATTCTTTTGCTCAGCGCGGGCGTAGGGTTGTTGCTTGCACTGCTCGGTAATTGGATTTTTGATTTCGTATATGGAGCTGGTAAAATTCCGTTTTTACCATTTGGTGTACTTTCCGTAGCAACGGGTATATTTCAAGCAGTGTTTAAGGTGAACAATAGTCTTCTGCAAACACAGGGCAAAGCATCTACTTTTTTGTGGATTAATGTGTTCTCTTTTTCCGTCATTGCGGGTCTCACTATTCTTGGTTTGACTTTTTTACCGAATACCCTTTGGGGACCGGTGGGGGGTAAGTTGTTAGGTGCATTGATTTCGGCAGCATGGGTTTTGGGCAGTGTTTTTCGACAATTTGGTTTTCATTTTCATTGGAAGTCGTTGAAGCCAACTTTTGAGTTCAACAACTCTTCGCTGATTTATCAGATTCAGCAATGGTTTATTAACTACTATGATCGCATCATTATTTTGATGGTTATCTCAAAAGCAACCGTGGGCTATTACGATGTAGCCCTCAAATTTTTGCTTGCCATTGATTTTGTGCTAACGGGTCTAAACGCCACCATTCATCCAAAGGTGCTTGGTAAAGTTTACGACCAATCAAAAAAGTCAAGTACGGTCGAAATCAACCGATATTATAATGGGTTAACAGGTGTTGCAATTTTGGCCGTGACGGGCAGCATTTTACTTTTTCCGCCCGTGATTGAAATCTTCTTCACCAAGCCATACCAGGCGGCTATTCCGCTTATTCCATTTGCTGCATTGGTTTACTTGCTTCGGCCATTGCGCTTATGGGTGGCCATGCCCTACGCAGCGTTGAAGTATTCAAAGCCGTTGCCGTACTTTTACTTGTTGGTAGCTATTGTTAAGATCGCGTTGTTATATTGGCTGGTGCAGCAGTGGGGAGTGTGGGGAGCGATTATTTCAACAATAGTGAGTTATATGGTGGAGATTTTAATTTTGTTTTGGGGTATAAGAAATCGGTTTCATTATAAGTTTAATGCCTTTAAGTTGATAGTTGCTCCCTTATTGCTAGGGGTAAGCATTTTATTATTGGAGCCATGGTTGGGTGTTGACTACCCTTGGCAGCTTCACGCATTCTATGTTATTTTGAGTGGCTTCGTATTGTTGTGGGCGTATAGAAATGAGTTGAAAATTTTTATTACAGGTCAAATAGTAAAATAG
- a CDS encoding carbohydrate binding family 9 domain-containing protein, translating to MKYLLIGFLFCSLVSSAQLPGLHIKKTSEKMTIDAEMNEAVWKDSEVATKFKQFFPFDSSYAKSQTEVRMTYDENFIYVFATMHNLGPRKYVTPSLRRDFRGEANDSFVVQFDTFKDNTNSFQFGINPFGVQREGLVANGGSTNQSDLSLNWDNKWFSEAQMLEDRWVCEFAIPFQSIRYKDGLSSWNINFYRIDSQNAERSTWSPIPRNFPLIALAFMRQLIWDKPLDKPGRNVSIIPYLATRNNQDFVVGKPPDQASAIGGDAKVAIGPALNLDLTVNPDFSQVEVDQQVTNLDRFEIFFPERRQFFLENADLFSDFGGEGMRPFFSRRIGVTRDQNTGQNIENPIYFGARLSGKVNNNLRVGLLSMQGGEDKANKLPSTNYTVATFQRKVFARSNIGMIFINKQAFQDSVKGDFLISPQKYNRVIGLDYNLASKDNRWNGKFYYHRSISNEQTDSAFAMSTRLAYNTLRWDISGTAMNIGANYNPEVGFARRKDYLRLAPTIWYNFYPKSKVVNSHGPGLDFDVIGNKKYGTTDYDFNFMYRIRFQNTAQFSIRLRQEYVYLFSAFDPTNTKGLELEKGTDYTNKVIVANFTSDARKKLFFDLSTRSGEYFNGTRLNLVGTLNYRAQPYAVLSLNFSYNKINLPAPYKSADLILIGPRFDFTFSRSLFWTTFVQYNNQINNININSRLQWRFRPVSDLFISYTDNYFASDEFKDGVQYQSWQPKLRAIVLKFTYWLNL from the coding sequence GTGAAATATCTACTGATCGGCTTTCTTTTTTGCTCATTGGTTTCTTCGGCACAATTGCCAGGCCTGCACATTAAAAAGACAAGCGAAAAAATGACCATCGATGCGGAGATGAATGAGGCCGTGTGGAAAGATTCGGAAGTGGCCACCAAGTTCAAGCAGTTTTTTCCGTTCGATTCTTCGTATGCCAAATCACAAACGGAAGTGCGCATGACCTACGATGAAAATTTCATCTATGTGTTCGCTACCATGCACAATTTGGGGCCACGCAAATATGTGACCCCCTCGCTGCGCAGAGATTTTCGAGGCGAAGCCAACGACTCGTTTGTGGTGCAGTTCGATACGTTTAAAGACAATACCAACTCGTTTCAATTTGGTATCAATCCGTTTGGGGTGCAGCGCGAAGGCTTAGTCGCCAACGGGGGCAGCACCAACCAAAGTGACCTGTCGTTGAATTGGGATAACAAATGGTTTTCGGAAGCCCAGATGTTGGAAGACCGCTGGGTATGCGAGTTCGCGATTCCATTCCAATCAATTCGGTATAAAGATGGGCTAAGCTCATGGAACATCAATTTTTATCGTATTGATAGCCAAAATGCCGAACGGTCAACATGGTCTCCAATCCCTCGAAATTTTCCGTTGATTGCATTGGCATTTATGCGGCAGTTAATTTGGGACAAGCCCTTAGATAAGCCCGGAAGAAATGTTTCGATCATTCCCTATTTGGCCACGCGCAACAACCAAGATTTTGTAGTGGGGAAACCACCTGACCAAGCAAGTGCTATTGGCGGTGATGCAAAGGTTGCCATCGGCCCAGCGCTAAACTTAGACCTCACTGTTAATCCAGATTTTTCTCAAGTAGAAGTCGATCAGCAGGTAACAAACTTGGATCGCTTTGAAATTTTCTTTCCCGAGCGAAGGCAATTTTTCTTAGAAAACGCAGACCTGTTTTCTGATTTTGGTGGAGAAGGGATGCGGCCCTTCTTCTCCCGTAGGATTGGAGTTACGCGCGATCAGAACACCGGGCAGAACATTGAAAATCCAATCTATTTTGGTGCGCGGCTCAGTGGTAAGGTAAACAACAATTTGCGTGTAGGCTTGCTTTCAATGCAGGGAGGCGAGGATAAGGCAAACAAGCTTCCATCCACCAATTACACTGTTGCTACCTTTCAACGCAAAGTTTTTGCCCGATCAAACATTGGAATGATTTTCATTAACAAACAAGCCTTTCAAGACTCCGTCAAAGGCGATTTCTTAATCAGTCCACAAAAATACAACCGGGTTATTGGCCTTGATTATAACCTGGCGAGTAAAGACAACCGTTGGAATGGGAAGTTTTATTATCACAGGTCAATAAGTAACGAACAAACTGACTCTGCATTTGCAATGTCGACAAGGCTCGCCTACAATACCCTTCGCTGGGATATCTCTGGAACGGCTATGAACATTGGTGCGAATTACAATCCTGAGGTTGGATTCGCGCGTAGAAAAGATTATCTCCGATTGGCTCCCACCATTTGGTATAACTTCTATCCAAAATCAAAAGTAGTCAATAGCCACGGCCCTGGTTTGGATTTTGATGTGATTGGAAACAAAAAGTATGGTACTACAGACTACGATTTTAACTTCATGTACCGAATCCGATTTCAAAATACTGCCCAATTCAGTATTCGGCTTCGGCAAGAGTATGTGTACTTATTTTCGGCTTTCGACCCTACCAACACCAAAGGACTTGAATTAGAAAAGGGAACTGATTATACCAACAAAGTAATTGTCGCTAATTTCACTTCGGATGCTCGCAAGAAATTATTTTTTGATCTCTCTACTCGTTCAGGAGAATACTTTAATGGAACACGATTGAATTTGGTGGGCACCCTTAACTATCGTGCGCAACCCTATGCTGTGCTTTCGCTCAATTTTAGTTATAACAAGATAAACTTGCCGGCACCTTACAAAAGCGCTGACCTTATTTTGATTGGCCCTCGCTTTGACTTTACTTTTTCGCGTAGCTTATTCTGGACAACATTTGTGCAGTATAATAATCAGATTAATAACATCAATATTAACTCAAGGTTGCAGTGGCGCTTTAGACCCGTTTCCGATCTTTTTATCTCTTACACCGATAATTATTTCGCTAGCGATGAGTTCAAAGATGGTGTTCAATACCAAAGTTGGCAGCCAAAACTTAGGGCCATTGTTCTTAAGTTTACTTATTGGCTAAATTTATAG
- a CDS encoding glycosyl transferase: protein MNKVLIVTYYWPPFGGSGVQRWLKFVKYLPSFGYQPFVYTPENPFVEIQDASLLKDVPAEAEVIKLPIWEPYQLFHKFSGKKKQTDFVSTGKTSFFQKAALFVRGNFFIPDARKFWVKPSVLFLDDFLKSNQINTIITTGPPHSMHLIGLKLRQKNPTLKWVADFRDPWSEWDLLDTFSLTDWARKRHQLLERKVLTTADEVITIAPYHQQRLETLSGRKVNLITNGFDEDDFKDIAHQPTVKFTLRHIGVVDELRDPRPIMEVLRELINQGQLSKDEIMVEFIGNVNSRFVNDIQQDQVLHSITSFVPHLPHSEVLKRYGTTDVQLLVLAHTAIAPGNLPGKFFEYLASGNFIIGIGPEDGDAAAILKQVGAGSIMERTNKKDLKKIILERYVQWRNPVTKNKLHASVFSRKSLTQQLAKILASLRA, encoded by the coding sequence GTGAACAAAGTTTTAATTGTAACTTATTACTGGCCTCCCTTTGGCGGAAGCGGTGTGCAGCGCTGGCTAAAGTTTGTCAAGTATTTGCCTTCATTTGGCTATCAGCCATTTGTCTATACCCCTGAAAATCCATTTGTGGAAATTCAAGATGCGTCTTTATTGAAAGATGTTCCAGCGGAGGCGGAGGTTATCAAACTTCCGATTTGGGAGCCCTATCAATTATTTCATAAATTCAGCGGCAAAAAGAAGCAAACTGATTTTGTGAGTACGGGCAAAACCTCCTTCTTCCAGAAAGCGGCCTTGTTCGTTCGCGGTAATTTTTTTATTCCCGATGCCAGAAAGTTTTGGGTGAAGCCATCGGTATTATTCTTAGATGATTTTTTAAAGAGCAATCAAATTAACACCATCATTACCACGGGGCCACCGCACAGCATGCACTTGATTGGACTGAAATTAAGGCAGAAAAACCCAACCCTAAAATGGGTTGCAGACTTTCGTGATCCGTGGAGTGAATGGGATCTGCTGGACACTTTCTCGCTCACCGATTGGGCAAGAAAACGACACCAGTTGTTGGAAAGAAAAGTATTGACTACAGCCGATGAAGTAATCACCATTGCGCCTTATCATCAACAACGGTTGGAGACTCTAAGCGGACGAAAAGTGAATCTGATTACCAACGGTTTTGATGAAGATGATTTTAAAGACATCGCACATCAACCTACTGTAAAATTTACTCTCCGACACATTGGTGTGGTTGATGAACTGCGCGATCCACGGCCAATAATGGAGGTGCTCAGAGAATTAATCAATCAAGGTCAACTATCAAAAGACGAGATTATGGTGGAGTTCATTGGTAACGTCAACTCCCGATTTGTAAATGACATACAACAAGACCAAGTATTGCATTCAATTACTTCATTTGTTCCACATCTTCCGCACAGCGAAGTATTGAAACGATACGGGACTACAGATGTTCAGTTGTTGGTATTGGCACACACCGCCATTGCCCCTGGCAATTTGCCCGGGAAATTTTTTGAGTACTTAGCTTCTGGCAATTTCATCATTGGCATCGGCCCGGAAGATGGGGATGCAGCAGCAATACTTAAACAAGTAGGCGCGGGGTCGATTATGGAACGGACCAACAAAAAAGATCTGAAGAAAATTATTTTAGAGAGATATGTCCAATGGAGAAATCCAGTTACTAAAAATAAGCTCCATGCTTCGGTTTTTTCTCGTAAGAGCCTAACGCAGCAGTTGGCAAAAATCTTAGCATCTTTGCGCGCGTGA